The Corythoichthys intestinalis isolate RoL2023-P3 chromosome 2, ASM3026506v1, whole genome shotgun sequence DNA segment taaattttGTCTTGAATAtttaatttgtatttaaaaTGAACTATGGTAAatacaatcaaataaaaaattttatttgactCTACTAATATTGCTGTAacatcagtgacgtgcggtaaggttcatggttggtgaggcactgactcctttagtgtcagatttccaaatatataaactaaaAAGGGTagtttattcaattggctactggttatttcatctcatcagcattcttcacaaaacacgcgcacacggtacatattatcgatacgtaaaagtaagaaaataacatgcatttgctctataccctcaatgtgttggccgtcacaattctataattcatgcaacataaatgagagtaaagagtggtgtacaaaaccacagaattcaattctgacctttagtgaaatattcagttgtttttaaaacttttaattctgatactttaatcaatttattagagATTGctgaacaaaaagtgtgaaaagaaaaaaaggatattttatttaagtccaaaatttagtttttaaatattctattgtagttttcttagtctaagctttttttttttttttttttttttttttaataagattgactgcatgtaggtacactttttgctggggacgggacattaataagaccaaacagattggatgaagggggcaaagggccacatttctcatgtatattaacctaattaattaataggcaaaaatgatcaatgcaaaataaatccttatctactgataataacttttacatgcattggttcagatgatacactgttcgattcaaacctttgttttcaaaaaatactaaagaaacattttgaaaacttcctgaataaatatctggtttttattagcaaacataaacataatgaaaataattcacttaataatggcagggtcaattctatccttacaacatatggaactattgaaagatctaaattctctatataactgaacattatatcaagcaaaaaaggtaaggttgcttaaaagttggtggggacaattttagcatcctgaaaagttggtagtgttatgtccctaccgtccctatgccagtggcgcctccagaaatttttcataggggtggccagatggggccacttaaaatctttgggtggccaaaactaaaagccataatttcaggttttcattatattattgcagttaaaagctcaggggaaaactatcagaaagacttaaggacacggctactgatatactttggtgtattgtgtaatatttgatgttactaatgatttaatgtgcatagtccataactgtccagtcatcattttgagttccacaacaattctgtttttattgtgttatgtatatattaggcataaggtgtacatttaactagggctgtcaaacgattaaaatttttaatcgagttaatcacagcttaaaagttataattaatcgcaattcaaaccatctctaaaatatgccatatttttctgtaaattattgttggaatggaaagataagacggatatatacattcaacatactgtacataagtactgtatttgtttattataataataaatccacaaggtggcattaacattattaacattctgtgaaagtgatccacggataggaagacttgtgatttttaaaggataaatgtgagtttgttttgtatattgtgactaaatattgcaattagtctatttgttgagctttcagtaaatgatactgtagcgacttaactgttctgcccaaatgcatgatgggaagtggtgcaaccatgactgcgtgtggtggctgcaaatgctatatcttctctgcgttgggtacactacagggtgttaagaaaaagatcaactcctgtcagtcgtccccacgtcgcttcccacaatatttatagttactgtgagagagatgacaaagcttttgctaattaaaagcacggccccaatgaatgcttgtatctactccactcacttgacactgcctcttatcgctgtatataagtaaaacggcgccattgtaggctgtttgtggcaatgcgtgagtgagtcgtaccgcgaatgcgctAATTACGATATTTTTacgtgattttaaaaaattaccgcccgttaacgcgataaatttgacagccctacatttaacaaaagaaaataaatgcattcatttgggataatatgcataactgatgctacaacaatctaacgatatactggcaagcggggtggccagtggggtgcccaaccaatttataggggtggccgtggccacccctggcggcACCActgccctatgcaaacctacgccctttttgtaaaactccttattttcctttactttaaaaaaaaaaatctctctgcctcaatggagaggattgcttcaattagatcgttctgtgttctatttgacatgtcagaaaacacagtggatgtgtccaaatgtctagctaacctttcatctttctcagcaaaaccatgtaatcgttctacatatttgccacgtttagaagagcttacatgctcatcgttaccacgaaatgttaactcctgtttagctaggatgcaggttgcattaatgaggtctttcaaactctttcggttttcctttaccttgGGCGTtttggatgctaccgttgagtttctgctgttcgtcaaagccaaatcgatccttgagcttccaaaggttttcaaagcaatcaggctttaaatgtgagtggtcgagctctcaagtttgctgaggcttcgtggtagttttttaatgtcacaatatctcgtgttagtccagacgttggcacaagttgagaagaaaaggcagggaaagcagcaaaggcgatttttcgaaggacagccacatagccagtcttttcgggtgtaccagtccgtttgaaaagcgcgagttatcttctgtcccgtagtttgaagcaaaccttttagctccggtgttgttaatcgcgtccacttttgacggaaagtccagtttcacgtacgccccctttcagtgcggcagagtactatctgccgcaacctgtgccttttcactgcggttttatttcccatcagcaaaactaaatatgtcgctaacaaacattaaactttaagggttaaagacatgagccagactgtggaaaatctggTCAAATaaccgtatctggaaacattataatggcgacatgcagatgtacggaaaccagcacgctccaattccatgtatcaacccagtttgttatggattgcgcaatcagaggtgaggctttactcgctgctgccgcacctctcgtttcatttcgttatttgaacaggaaatgggcaaattcagctattttgactataaaaaatgtttgaaatgagtcatacattaagagcaatggacaaatattaatataaatttgatgctataattattttttgtcatgatgacaggtgaggctctgcctcccctgaccgcacgtcactgtgtAACATCGTTACAATTACCTGTGAAAAGGTGATGATTTGTGGTACCTGAAGAAAGATTATAGGAAACATTGCAGCATTTGGAAGAAAATGCAACCATGCCATGGGATCGGCTGAATTGAGGAAATTGTTGCAATTATGAATTCCTGAAGGGACGGTGATCGTTAACTCAAATTACCTGCCGACTCCTCTGTGAGGTccaaaagaagctggccggtctTCTTTTTGCGGGCTTGACATTGTGACATTAGCATCTTGAGGCAGTGCACAAGAACTGCGGCTGGCCTGCGGTGACATCATCATATAACCAACACCCTCCCCTTCATCAGGAGCACTGCATTCACCATCACAGGGCTGCTTTCTCATGTCCATGTAGCGATCAGGCTCAGGAAAGTTAATGCTACATAGGCTGAGCGGTGACCGAGTTTCTGCTGTGTTGAGTTGTTGACACTGCAATGGGCCTGTCGGAATAATCTGGTTTTTCCTGTCTCTGTATTTGGGTCTACAGCGTTTGGACACTAGTAGCTGATTATTGTTGGAGGTCGGGGACCGGCTGAAATCTGGGAGCCCCCGCAGTGCTCGGACAGTGTCCCGAACAACTTCATGAATGTGCTGTGCTGTAAGCAGGGGAAGAAGCTGGGTCACATTCCATTAGTGAAGCGGCAAGTGGCTAAACATTGAAGCAGCACAAAGTGCATTGGTACCTTCATCTCTCGCCTCAAACCAGATCTCTCCAGGGCCAATCGGCGCCGATCGGCCTAGTTCCAGAAAAAAAGAGCCGTCCAAGTGGCCAAAGCGACGAACCCCGAGCAAAGGTATCGTAACAGAGGGTAAATCTCCACAGGCGCCCACTCGGACCAGGATGAGGGAAGTTGAAGTGAGGCAGAGCCGGAGCTCACCCGCAATAGACTTTGAGCGACCCAGACCTCGCGGCTTCGCAGAGACTGACCAAACCTTGGGCAAAATGTACAATTTATATCGTAATTTGTCCTTGTCAACTCCACAAGTAACCTCCAGTGACAAAATCAATGCCAAAACTTTTTTCCGATCAGTCACAAGTTCACAACATAAATGTCGAGTCAAGTGTAGTTGTTGTCATCTGTCAGGTATGTCGTtttgcaaagtttttttttgtggtaattTATAAAATGTTTCAGAAACCAAAACACTaaaattgcccttttttttttttttttttaaactggtgAATTTGTACACATTTAAGTCTTTGTTTACAAGAGATTTATGTACATGGGAATGTTTTATCATTTGCAAAAAATGCAACATTGTCTCAGCCTTTAAAAAAGATCAAGGGAAGTTTTATTGTAAAAAATATTCTCATAAATATGCaagttattaaaattattattgcaGGCTGAAGGCCTGTCAAGTTGGTGGTGTGTACACTTTCATTTTTTATGTATCCGCCATCTTTCGAGGACGGATCATAATGAAATTTGGTTGTGATATCTAGACATGTATATGAATTTAGACTCTGAGcccgattttttatttttttgtctcaggGCTGAATAATTGCATTAATTCATTACAGAATTAATAATGTCATTCCTGCTactctaattaattttttttattattgcctGTAGGAGTTAGCGAGTAAAGGGCATGCACTCTTCAGGTGTGATTATGTGTGAACTAGTCACAGCCTACATAGAGTAGCACATTAGTACTTGTTTACAGTAACACCAAGCTTTGTTAAATAATTTTTGATTGTGACAAATCATTAACTTATTGGCCATCATTGACGGCGACAACCACCAAATTCATTTGCACTTGGAAGACTGGCAGTGAATAATCATTTCAGTGCCTTTGGCTGCGATCGATATTCAGTGTAGTTAAATTGGGACCACTAGTTAACTTAATCAGTCATTCAAACTGGTAGCCCTTTGCATAAATCCATAGCTTCGAAAATGCTCTACGATTCTTCCAACTAGAGATTCCACTGTATGAAAGTGACCAGCTGATCAAACCTCTTTGAAGAAAGCCGCAGGTGGCAGTGTGCAATAGCCATCGTCATCATCGTCACACGCTTGATCATCCTCTTTACGCTCCTCCATCAATTTCTTGAGAGACTGGTACCATGCTTCTTGATCCAACTGATC contains these protein-coding regions:
- the LOC130911315 gene encoding insulin receptor substrate 1-like gives rise to the protein MKEMVDEYNWRAACTGQACLATKPSCSYDQTQITSSEVDHVGVQVTPYESYEEFCSTQTSMCLVSTLLTFPGQRSDVVKEGYLGKLERSQRRYFVLRAGSHTGPSRLEWYKSQEKFTAIEKSSGKAPLFGPSKQGVIFLRCCIGVGCLSSSKKGLTVALYAQDQTMVLVADDQLDQEAWYQSLKKLMEERKEDDQACDDDDDGYCTLPPAAFFKEVWSVSAKPRGLGRSKSIAGELRLCLTSTSLILVRVGACGDLPSVTIPLLGVRRFGHLDGSFFLELGRSAPIGPGEIWFEARDEAQHIHEVVRDTVRALRGLPDFSRSPTSNNNQLLVSKRCRPKYRDRKNQIIPTGPLQCQQLNTAETRSPLSLCSINFPEPDRYMDMRKQPCDGECSAPDEGEGVGYMMMSPQASRSSCALPQDANVTMSSPQKEDRPASFGPHRGVGRWSSLYPSHQAYDQPQPTLTHTGNLPESFESPRSSKGCTKPLTIPFVQTAPLHLCLPQVEERLAVRSRLSSCLLSCLQADD